The Candidatus Methylomirabilota bacterium genomic sequence ACCTGCTCGGCCAGGCGGATCGGCTCCGGCACGCGCGTGCTGCAGCAGGCGAGAGTCCACCGGACGGCCTGGCGGATGCCGATGCGGTGGCCGGGCGAGACCCAGAGCGGCTTGACGCCGTCCCGCGTGCGCACCACCGCCCCTACGCGCCGGCCCGCGAGCACGAGCGGCGCCCAGTCGCCGCGCCGCGGGCCAGGCTCGACATGCTCTCCCACCAGGCGCGATTTGGCGCAGCCGACGCTCGGCAGATCCAGCAGGACACCGAGATGCGAGGCGAGGCCGAGGCCGCGCGGGTGCGCGATGCCCTGCCCGTCGAAGAGGACGAGATCGGGCCGCCGCCGGAGACGCCCGAAGGCACGCAGGAGCAGCGGGCCCTCGCGGAAGGCGAGATAGCCGGGTACGTACGGGAAGCGCGGGCGACCGGCCGCAGTGACGGTCTCGAGGACGGCGCCGTCGCGGGGCGACCAGAGGACGACGGCGGCCCATGCGCGCGATCCGTCAGCGCGATAAGCCAGATCGGCCCCCGCCACGAGCCTCACGCGCCGGGGCCCGCCGCTGGCTCGGACGCGGGAGCGAAGCCGCGCCTGCACCGCCTGAGTGCGGGCGATGCGCGACGTCACAGCGGGTACGGCACGAGCTCCCGGGCGATCTCCACCTCGCCGGGAAACCGGGCGCGCGCCTCCTCTCGGAGCGCGTCGAGCTCGCCGTGGAGGCCGGCATCGATGTGGGCGAGGATGAGCCGCGTCACGCCCGCACGAGCCGCGCACTCCCCGGCCTGGGCGGCCGTGGAGTGCGCGCCGATGCCGCGCGGCCATCGCTCTGAGAACGTCGCCTCGTGGATGAGCGTGTGGGCACCGCGCGCGAGCGCTTCAACGGCGGCGCAGGGCTCGGTATCGGAGGAGTAGACGACGGCGGGCCCGCCGGGCGCCTCGAAGCGCAGCGCCATGTTCGGCATGCCGCCGTGGGCATTCGGCGACGCCGTGATCGCGAAGTCTCCGGGCGTGCCGATGGTGAAGCGCTCACGCGGAGGCACCGGCTCCCACACGACGGGGAACAGCCCCGGGCGCTCCAGCAGGCCGAAGAGGCCCAGCAGCGCGCGGAGCGGCGCCTCGTGCTCTTCGCGGCACGCGAGGTGCAGCGGCGTCGTCCGGCCCAAGAGGAAGAGCGTCTGGACGAGGGACGGCAGCCCGTAGGCGTGGTCGGGATGGATGTGGGTGATCACCACGCGGCTCAGGGCGCGCGGGTCCGTCCCCGCCAGCATGAGCTTCTGGGCCGGGCTGCCACCGCAGTCCACGAGGACGGCGTCGCGCTCGCCGACGAAGACGAGGGATGTCGTGTCGCGGTTCCGCCCGGGGATGGCCCCCGAGCTGCCGAGAAAGACGAAGTGCACGGCGTCAGGCGGCGGCGCGGGCCCGGCGCACAAGCAGCGGGACGCCCACGAGCGCGAGCGCCACGCCGACGACGCTGGCCAGCTGTGCCACCCGAAGCGGCCCGAGCATGAGC encodes the following:
- a CDS encoding endonuclease V, with the translated sequence MTSRIARTQAVQARLRSRVRASGGPRRVRLVAGADLAYRADGSRAWAAVVLWSPRDGAVLETVTAAGRPRFPYVPGYLAFREGPLLLRAFGRLRRRPDLVLFDGQGIAHPRGLGLASHLGVLLDLPSVGCAKSRLVGEHVEPGPRRGDWAPLVLAGRRVGAVVRTRDGVKPLWVSPGHRIGIRQAVRWTLACCSTRVPEPIRLAEQVVNRLKAGWRLKAGR
- a CDS encoding MBL fold metallo-hydrolase, producing the protein MHFVFLGSSGAIPGRNRDTTSLVFVGERDAVLVDCGGSPAQKLMLAGTDPRALSRVVITHIHPDHAYGLPSLVQTLFLLGRTTPLHLACREEHEAPLRALLGLFGLLERPGLFPVVWEPVPPRERFTIGTPGDFAITASPNAHGGMPNMALRFEAPGGPAVVYSSDTEPCAAVEALARGAHTLIHEATFSERWPRGIGAHSTAAQAGECAARAGVTRLILAHIDAGLHGELDALREEARARFPGEVEIARELVPYPL